One Penicillium oxalicum strain HP7-1 chromosome III, whole genome shotgun sequence genomic region harbors:
- a CDS encoding Major facilitator superfamily multidrug transporter mdrA, translated as MAGHDEKNGSEKIESTLPTSIPYFRMVFDQGVVTQQIASHPYPGSGTDDDPYVVTWIPDDPRNPMLFSQGKKWLFTGLVAIATLAVALVSSAYSGGIQQIEKEFGIGSEVAILGVSLFVVGFAVGPLLWAPLSELFGRQILFATTYAALTAFNAGCAGSKNAWTLIILRFFAGAFGSSPLTNAGGVIADMFSAKQRGVAMSLFAAAPFLGPVLGPIIGGFLGENAGWKWVMGFLGLFSGAVWIIGSVLIPETYAPVLLRRRAEKLSKLTGKIYRSQIEVDQGKVSLKESFKIALSRPWILLFREPIVFLLSLYMAIIYGTLYMLFAAFPIVYQVNRGWSPGIGGLAFLGIMVGMLIAVIYTLWDNKRFIKVQEKHEGFAPPEARLPPTMIASVAIPIGLFWFAWTNYPDIHFMASIAAGVPFGFGMVLVFLGIMNYLIDAYTIFAASVLAANSVMRSLFGAAFPLFTTYMYQNLGIHWASCIPAFLALACVPFPFLFYKYGASIRTRCKFAAQSDAFMRKIQQQAASSPSEEEELEDDDETKFDRTEAPAPDTTSLSSVSSHVAEEPIAAHRTRSRAHSTYSTRTNGSLARVATYEGNPYVVDRVNTRESFKA; from the exons ATGGCGGGCCACGACGAGAAGAATGGATCTGAAAAGATCGAGTCCACACTGCCAACATCGATTCCTTATTTCCGCATGGTATTCGATCAGGGTGTTGTCACACAACAAATCGCCAGTCATCCTTACCCAGGCTCAGGAACCGACGATGATCCGTATGTGGTGACTTGGATCCCCGATGATCCCCGCAATCCCATGTTGTTCAGCCAAGGGAAGAAGTGGTTGTTCACTGGTCTGGTGGCTATTGCGACGCTGGCTGTCGCATTGGTTTCCTCGGCATACTCTGGAGGTATCCAACAGATTGAAAAGGAGTTTGGTATCGGAAGCGAAGTTGCCATTCTCGGTGTGTCATTGTTCGTTGTCGGATTTGCT GTTGGTCCCCTTCTTTGGGCTCCCCTCAGTGAGCTGTTTGGACGTCAGATTCTCTTTGCCACCACTTATGCCGCCCTGACTGCTTTCAACGCTGGATGCGCTGGCTCCAAGAATGCTTGGACGTTGATCATCCTCCGATTCTTCGCCGGTGCCTTTGGATCTTCTCCCCTCACCAACGCGGGTGGTGTGATTGCCGATATGTTCTCGGCTAAGCAACGTGGTGTCGCCATGAGTCTTTTCGCTGCTGCGCCTTTCCTGGGCCCCGTCCTGGGCCCTATCATCGGTGGTTTCCTCGGTGAAAACGCAGGCTGGAAGTGGGTGATGGGATTCTTGGGTCTCTTCTCCGGTGCTGTTTGGATCATTGGATCGGTTCTGATCCCCGAGACATATGCGCCGGTCCTTCTGCGTCGCCGGGCCGAGAAGCTTTCCAAGCTGACTGGCAAGATCTACCGCAGCCAGATCGAGGTTGACCAGGGCAAGGTCTCGCTGAAGGAGTCGTTCAAGATTGCGCTCTCTCGTCCTTGGATTTTGCTGTTCCGCGAGCCGATTGTCTTCCTCCTGTCGCTGTATATGGCTATCATTTATGGTACCCTGTACATGCTGTTCGCCGCCTTCCCTATTGTCTACCAAGTTAACCGTGGCTGGAGCCCGGGTATTGGAGGTCTCGCTTTCTTGGGAATTATGGTCGGTATGCTGATCGCTGTCATCTACACTCTCTGGGACAACAAGCGCTTTATCAAGGTGCAGGAGAAGCACGAGGGATTCGCGCCGCCAGAGGCTCGTCTGCCCCCCACGATGATTGCTTCCGTTGCCATTCCAATCGGCCTGTTCTGGTTTGCTTGGACCAACTACCCCGACATCCACTTCATGGCCAGTATTGCCGCCGGAGTGCCCTTTGGTTTCGGTATGGTGCTCGTTTTCCTGGGAATCATGAACTACCTGATCGACGCCTATACCATCTTTGCTGCCTCGGTCCTGGCTGCCAACTCCGTCATGCGTTCCCTCTTCGGTGCCGCATTCCCCCTCTTCACTACCTACATGTATCAGAACCTCGGTATCCACTGGGCTTCGTGCATTCCGGCcttccttgcgcttgccTGTGTGCCGTTCCCCTTCTTGTTCTACAAATATGGTGCCTCAATCCGCACACGCTGCAAGTTCGCCGCGCAATCGGATGCCTTCATGCGCAAGATCCAGCAACAGGCTGCAAGCTCTCcctccgaggaagaggagctggaggatgatgacgagaccAAGTTTGATCGCACCGAGGCGCCTGCCCCCGATACGACCTCTCTGTCGAGCGTCTCGTCCCACGTCGCGGAGGAGCCCATTGCCGCTCACCGAACTCGTTCACGAGCCCATTCAACCTACTCCACTCGCACCAATGGGTCATTGGCGCGTGTGGCTACCTACGAAGGCAATCCTTACGTTGTTGACCGTGTCAACACCCGGGAATCCTTCAAGGCATGA